In the Fibrobacter sp. UWR3 genome, one interval contains:
- a CDS encoding ATP-binding protein, with product MHEILFSNSPITIIFSATALLLTFAFPTILGQKTGLKRFPKAIYQLMLICIFWNASSLVGGIFFGGTEFSLAAKILFGVQAIAWVQAGNAIYHICADSLMFRRSNFWRLLNALGAANVIAVTTIFCLNESFFTQFTILGIRPFQEFPYFKVYSILFFIFVVPNLILTIFKLTRNTLQTSSKDVAQINLYATASFTFFVLFSFILDYVLPVSCSFNINDNPPVFLQFNQYSCIFLAILCGQYFTSISFKNKSSNWLMKSLMNQLSDCVFTFQPDGRINSSNSAAQLLFRMTESEMKMHRIQDLIPNILLENEIFRENEKIQINDEVHTFNVSLYKYRTTLSTFMWFLLLSDQTKSLFYQQRIKTLNSQFTEYKKDLIRYQDRLDNSEKKFKEQNNFSSTLINALPFQFWSKNEQGVYMTQNIMDIRSRGNLIQTTDSPSKISYREMQARNNGLSNIHTSYENEHHEEITEEEANILIRDNKPVFIYNVQFIPIIAGQKPYKIIGLKQDMTEQKRLERERDMLSEQKRIHSRLEDLGTMLGGFAHDYKNSIGAQIGFCELAQELLTNTPMEGVPDKAKNSVVKAGELIAEANKAANKAKDSVNQVLSAIRNETSIAPKPVQFSPFLIIEDVIKKLSLTLPANVHISADNLDHELQIVCLPAALDRILSNLANNAIFAMKETGGTLTFALEREEVKRKITHPFSDPIEKGIYAKFTIADTGSGMDSNTLERIFSPFFTTKSPGEGLGLGLSSALRLLKDGNGRFTVTTTLGKGTKFNLYWNLANEKTEDA from the coding sequence TTGCACGAGATTCTATTTTCAAATTCACCCATTACAATTATCTTTTCGGCAACGGCTCTCCTGCTGACGTTCGCCTTCCCCACCATATTGGGGCAAAAGACCGGACTCAAGCGCTTCCCGAAGGCAATTTACCAGCTGATGCTCATCTGCATCTTCTGGAACGCTTCAAGCCTTGTGGGCGGCATATTCTTCGGCGGCACGGAATTTTCCCTCGCCGCAAAGATTCTGTTTGGCGTGCAGGCAATCGCATGGGTGCAGGCGGGCAACGCCATCTACCATATCTGCGCAGATTCCCTCATGTTTCGGCGTTCCAATTTCTGGAGGCTCTTGAACGCGCTGGGGGCAGCAAACGTCATTGCAGTAACAACCATTTTCTGCCTCAACGAATCGTTCTTCACGCAATTCACGATTCTCGGGATCAGGCCATTCCAGGAATTCCCGTACTTCAAGGTCTATTCCATCCTATTCTTTATCTTCGTTGTACCGAACCTAATCCTTACCATATTCAAGCTGACACGGAACACCCTGCAAACCAGCAGCAAGGATGTTGCACAAATCAACTTGTACGCAACAGCCAGCTTCACGTTCTTCGTGCTGTTCTCGTTTATACTGGACTATGTGCTTCCCGTTTCGTGCAGTTTCAACATCAACGACAATCCTCCCGTATTCTTGCAGTTTAACCAGTATTCGTGCATATTCCTCGCCATCCTTTGCGGGCAGTACTTCACGTCCATTTCGTTCAAGAACAAGAGTTCGAACTGGCTCATGAAAAGCCTTATGAACCAGCTGAGCGACTGCGTATTCACCTTCCAGCCCGACGGGAGAATAAACAGCAGCAATTCCGCCGCGCAGCTCCTGTTCCGCATGACAGAATCCGAAATGAAGATGCACCGCATCCAGGACCTGATTCCAAACATCCTCCTCGAAAACGAAATCTTCCGCGAGAACGAAAAAATCCAGATTAACGACGAAGTCCATACCTTCAACGTGTCCCTATACAAGTACCGTACCACGCTTTCGACGTTCATGTGGTTCCTGCTATTGAGCGACCAGACAAAATCGCTTTTCTACCAGCAACGCATCAAGACGCTGAACAGCCAGTTCACGGAATACAAGAAGGACCTCATCCGCTACCAGGACCGTCTCGACAATTCCGAAAAGAAATTCAAGGAGCAGAACAACTTCAGTTCTACCCTTATCAACGCACTCCCGTTCCAGTTCTGGTCCAAGAACGAGCAGGGCGTTTACATGACGCAGAACATTATGGACATCAGGTCCCGCGGGAACCTCATCCAGACCACCGACTCGCCAAGCAAGATTTCTTACCGCGAAATGCAGGCACGGAACAACGGGCTTTCGAACATACATACCAGCTACGAGAACGAGCACCACGAAGAAATCACCGAGGAAGAAGCGAACATACTTATCCGCGACAACAAGCCGGTATTCATTTACAACGTGCAGTTCATCCCGATTATCGCGGGGCAAAAGCCGTACAAGATTATCGGGCTAAAGCAGGACATGACCGAGCAGAAGCGGCTTGAACGCGAGCGCGACATGTTGAGCGAGCAGAAGCGAATCCATTCGAGGCTCGAAGACCTGGGAACCATGCTCGGCGGCTTTGCGCACGACTACAAGAACAGTATCGGCGCCCAGATCGGATTCTGCGAACTCGCGCAGGAACTCCTCACGAACACCCCAATGGAAGGAGTCCCCGACAAGGCAAAGAACAGCGTCGTGAAGGCAGGTGAACTCATTGCCGAAGCGAACAAGGCGGCAAACAAGGCGAAGGATTCCGTGAACCAGGTGCTAAGCGCCATCCGCAACGAGACATCCATCGCCCCGAAGCCCGTACAGTTCTCGCCGTTCCTCATCATCGAGGACGTCATCAAGAAACTTTCTCTCACGCTCCCCGCAAACGTCCACATATCGGCAGACAACCTGGACCACGAACTGCAAATCGTCTGCCTGCCCGCGGCACTCGACCGCATTTTGAGCAACCTCGCGAACAACGCCATCTTCGCCATGAAGGAGACCGGCGGCACCCTCACGTTCGCGCTCGAACGCGAAGAGGTCAAGCGCAAGATTACACACCCCTTCTCGGACCCCATCGAAAAGGGAATTTATGCGAAATTCACGATTGCCGATACGGGCTCGGGCATGGATTCCAACACGCTGGAACGCATCTTTTCGCCGTTCTTCACCACAAAATCGCCCGGCGAAGGGCTCGGGCTCGGGCTTTCTTCGGCGCTTAGGTTGTTAAAAGACGGCAATGGGCGATTCACAGTGACCACCACCCTCGGCAAGGGTACTAAATTTAATCTATATTGGAATCTAGCAAACGAAAAAACGGAGGATGCGTAA
- a CDS encoding glycoside hydrolase family 9 protein: MKLKYLKRLFAISFILGEVLCVNAMAQLPEIDRTCKDCDRRYLDSLNVYNRRPIRVNQAGFRPQDNKYAYVADPTDMTFKVVDANTKQVIDVGNSSLTLIDAAAPKPNIWVNGAFNSLDALYEFGSKDSTSRNTEKLYKADFTNLTAIGEYFIVNGHDTSATFHVHPSIFNAVLENSLKFFGIQRCGNTDSHLHAPCHLKDGSEIGHDLTGGWHDCGDHFKVSETLSYTAYALAMTYLVYQDKAEDRYGHSYDDTIPDGYPDILYEAKIGADYIYKLYKASKEDGLIAQHDMYHSIAVGSEDHQFWDVPEKQDAQPHSKGGPDRHVAKGAGTNSGVFAAALAYFAMGWYPYDPVYADSLIEAAKDIYKNVLKPQTYGYGGHYTNTDELGGFYPGGTSETNMIDDAAAAALALWFATADTSYQFDLYKDLKINDNSTNYGYNNEPDDAGPYFKGGFLGLKSGFTPGGWATDFENIHSYVLFSFVKLILKDKETALYYNVGELERDTLIQRATNCLRRLTDDGSQGSNLIYKNRFGQVTSDGPYNLVWTSSAWGFNRYNMGAANAIFMLSELLPPGEEKEAYKNLALDNIYYNLGANPWDISFLMGVGDKNSNHPHNRAANPDGYNAGGMPYKYQCPRGALMGGAAPTAVLLEDWSDYTATETCIDFSVQLLIPAQSFAETLPIDNEGPLFSNIAGTPISDTEAIVSWDANEVALVTVFYAESPDESATLSVQQTTASKGGAVTLTGLTPNKTYYFFLEGMDTKHNLTTDNNHGQWYQFTMTPKMTTISGVTICQVDNRSAKIYWWSSDRMNGVVNYGTSPSSYTQAQAAEGGAVLFHEAKLTDLKPGTTYYFTVSSGAAKSEEYSFTTEAYATYADLDVWIKPSAYQNTSNCSPSNGWQKCGDFIIEIDNNDTLVFEDFELRLYLGNNTNIQTPVSYIGQVFDGTGLVVGMPQLTFGTPTPDGVGQYYMPITVKSKLYVSGRIIFQVKWLTTTYADFDTQAWSLTAHTGEDVPENFGGVDLTQAPYFTGSETSQLETNSQGVKVIGFTRDPYIPVYYHGKHIYGYGADYTPESGPQIHRTVTLNFETPFASPHYSLEQEGYEARYSGTSKVSPMGVLDDLEMNGNSYFGHTMYMPDTRKDSIIFLLDTTLSYGNNYMEWVSWHNHGANQSAENKYDCACTVVRSNVEVDSITIPPEIRYLKFTVDTVRVYTGRMVEVHLELLDSNLEILKIDPISVLLTSESGFAKFYTSPTSTTPVEHIDIIKGEAVFYLSSDKPTITILKATGNNSSKFNYIPATVPLIIEDLPPWPIIDNALMIDTDCDDIPDAMQITLSNEYIAADNQSFNSIKFTYAGDTVTSTNLISQNGRDIVVGASLTGATVNTNPEGSITLVSNTKDGKKESADFYRDGIPPNLVSVSVLERLSTATSDFVYIQFSEPVKEPSPEWPLMIDGANIPAHVKGVKLYNEAQNIWEFEIDFDAGGGSLVTEGMKASLSPTATIKDLAGNGIGPCAPKVVDVVLKIRPIPMTYASISDLDEDGLAEHIEIQFLQAVDAKHYPDSISIVFGSSTPETLTVRKAQFMLNADQMSSSFDLPVPFMLGNTNGSYEDTLNGKLLVGAGLVIEHLGTGAAYETATVLAEDLAGPVFVSASLNSANYEVLNVYLSEPVTTVDSTAILYVRERNLMNISKIDLIGWSLSNGGTTLNALFTSDAASAVMEGDRINLAPKTASAFMDKNGNRPAENNPKVTIGGEGNPKIKFDIHLASQVTTVSAATPSLIPSKNTINVYVVNPATHKLDRIEDGAVVQTGIDTLVTPLTGAVWTMDLTVPRGGPLSQPAYWRSLKVKYSIPIYSNLGNFVNRASGTFTVDSDVYYSVNNKVTFFVEWVNAPNGGIRSQQGRAVGTGAYIYKAELECKFYPNPNQDEKNRERFNTSNSYDKTETFGIRRLK; this comes from the coding sequence TTGAAATTGAAGTACTTGAAAAGATTGTTCGCTATTTCGTTCATCTTGGGAGAAGTGCTGTGCGTGAACGCCATGGCACAACTCCCGGAAATCGACCGCACCTGCAAGGATTGCGACCGCAGGTACCTCGACTCGTTGAACGTGTACAACCGTAGGCCCATCCGCGTGAACCAAGCGGGTTTTAGGCCGCAGGACAACAAGTATGCCTATGTGGCGGACCCGACGGACATGACGTTCAAGGTGGTCGATGCGAATACGAAGCAGGTCATCGACGTGGGGAACTCGAGCCTCACGCTTATCGATGCCGCAGCACCGAAGCCGAATATATGGGTGAACGGAGCGTTCAACTCGCTCGACGCGCTCTATGAATTCGGTAGCAAGGATTCCACAAGCAGAAATACAGAAAAGCTCTACAAGGCAGACTTCACGAACCTGACCGCCATCGGCGAATACTTCATCGTGAACGGGCACGATACCTCGGCCACGTTCCACGTGCACCCCTCCATATTCAACGCCGTGCTCGAGAACTCGCTCAAGTTCTTCGGCATCCAGCGCTGCGGCAACACGGATTCGCACCTGCACGCCCCCTGCCACCTGAAGGACGGTTCCGAAATCGGGCACGACCTCACCGGCGGATGGCACGACTGCGGTGACCACTTCAAGGTTTCCGAAACGCTCAGCTATACGGCCTATGCACTTGCGATGACCTACCTCGTGTACCAAGACAAGGCAGAAGACCGCTATGGACATTCCTACGACGACACAATCCCGGACGGCTACCCCGACATTCTGTACGAAGCCAAGATCGGTGCCGACTACATCTACAAGCTCTACAAGGCATCGAAGGAAGACGGCCTTATCGCCCAGCACGATATGTACCATTCCATCGCCGTCGGCAGCGAAGACCACCAGTTCTGGGATGTGCCCGAAAAACAGGATGCACAGCCCCATTCAAAGGGCGGTCCGGACCGTCACGTGGCCAAGGGAGCGGGAACAAACTCGGGCGTATTCGCGGCAGCACTTGCATACTTCGCCATGGGCTGGTACCCGTACGACCCGGTATACGCCGACTCGCTTATCGAGGCTGCCAAGGACATCTACAAGAACGTGCTGAAACCGCAGACCTACGGCTACGGCGGACACTACACCAACACGGATGAGCTGGGTGGTTTCTACCCGGGCGGCACTAGCGAAACGAACATGATTGACGACGCCGCCGCTGCCGCACTCGCCCTGTGGTTCGCCACTGCAGATACCTCTTACCAGTTCGACCTGTACAAAGACCTGAAAATCAACGACAACTCCACGAACTACGGCTACAACAACGAACCCGATGATGCGGGCCCGTACTTCAAGGGCGGATTCCTCGGACTCAAAAGTGGCTTTACTCCGGGTGGATGGGCAACAGACTTCGAGAACATCCATTCCTACGTACTCTTCTCGTTCGTGAAACTCATCCTGAAGGACAAGGAAACCGCACTATACTACAACGTTGGCGAACTGGAACGCGATACACTTATCCAGCGTGCAACCAACTGCCTGCGCCGCCTTACCGACGATGGCTCGCAGGGTTCAAACCTCATCTACAAAAACCGCTTCGGGCAGGTTACCTCCGACGGGCCGTATAACCTCGTATGGACTTCGAGCGCCTGGGGTTTCAACCGCTACAACATGGGTGCAGCAAACGCCATCTTCATGCTTTCTGAGCTCTTGCCCCCGGGAGAAGAAAAGGAAGCCTACAAGAATTTGGCCCTCGACAACATTTACTACAACCTGGGTGCAAACCCGTGGGATATTTCCTTCTTGATGGGCGTGGGCGACAAGAACTCGAACCACCCCCACAACCGCGCGGCCAACCCGGACGGCTACAATGCAGGCGGCATGCCATACAAGTACCAATGCCCGCGCGGCGCCCTCATGGGCGGTGCGGCACCTACCGCAGTATTGCTCGAAGACTGGAGCGACTATACCGCAACGGAAACCTGTATCGACTTCTCAGTACAGCTCTTGATCCCGGCACAAAGCTTTGCAGAAACGCTCCCCATCGACAACGAAGGTCCGCTGTTCAGCAACATTGCCGGCACCCCGATTTCGGATACCGAGGCCATCGTGAGCTGGGATGCCAACGAAGTCGCACTCGTAACCGTTTTCTACGCAGAATCGCCTGACGAATCCGCGACGCTGTCCGTACAGCAGACAACTGCATCGAAGGGTGGTGCAGTGACGCTCACAGGCCTCACCCCGAACAAGACCTACTACTTCTTCCTCGAGGGCATGGACACGAAGCACAACCTCACGACCGACAACAATCACGGTCAGTGGTACCAGTTCACCATGACGCCCAAGATGACGACCATCAGCGGAGTCACAATCTGCCAGGTGGACAACAGGAGCGCAAAGATATACTGGTGGTCTAGCGACCGCATGAACGGCGTCGTGAACTACGGTACATCTCCTAGTTCATATACGCAAGCACAGGCCGCAGAAGGCGGAGCGGTACTCTTCCATGAAGCAAAGCTCACCGACCTCAAGCCGGGAACCACGTATTACTTTACCGTATCTTCGGGTGCGGCAAAATCCGAGGAATACAGTTTTACCACCGAAGCCTACGCGACATACGCCGATCTGGACGTGTGGATAAAGCCCAGCGCCTACCAGAATACAAGCAACTGCTCTCCGTCTAACGGCTGGCAGAAATGTGGCGACTTCATTATTGAAATCGACAACAACGATACGCTCGTGTTCGAGGATTTCGAACTCCGTCTGTATCTGGGCAACAACACAAACATACAAACGCCGGTCAGCTACATCGGTCAGGTATTCGACGGCACCGGTCTTGTGGTCGGCATGCCGCAACTCACCTTCGGGACGCCTACACCCGATGGCGTGGGGCAGTACTACATGCCCATCACGGTCAAGAGCAAGCTCTACGTTTCAGGCCGCATCATATTCCAGGTCAAGTGGCTCACCACCACGTATGCAGATTTCGATACGCAGGCATGGTCGCTCACCGCACACACGGGCGAAGACGTTCCCGAAAACTTCGGTGGCGTCGATCTCACGCAGGCGCCGTACTTCACCGGTTCCGAAACATCCCAGCTCGAAACTAACTCGCAGGGAGTGAAGGTCATAGGCTTCACGCGTGACCCGTACATCCCGGTTTACTACCACGGCAAGCATATTTACGGCTACGGTGCAGACTACACGCCCGAATCCGGCCCGCAGATACACCGCACCGTCACGCTCAACTTCGAAACACCGTTTGCAAGCCCGCACTACTCGCTCGAACAGGAAGGCTATGAAGCACGCTACAGCGGCACCAGCAAGGTATCCCCGATGGGCGTCCTCGACGACCTCGAGATGAACGGCAATTCCTACTTCGGGCATACCATGTACATGCCCGATACCCGCAAGGACTCCATCATCTTCCTGCTTGACACCACGCTCTCTTACGGCAACAACTACATGGAATGGGTCAGCTGGCACAACCATGGCGCGAACCAGAGCGCAGAAAACAAGTATGATTGCGCCTGCACCGTGGTCCGCAGCAACGTGGAAGTCGACTCCATCACGATTCCGCCCGAAATACGCTACCTCAAGTTCACCGTCGATACGGTGCGCGTCTATACGGGCAGGATGGTCGAAGTCCACCTGGAACTACTCGATTCGAACCTCGAAATTCTGAAGATTGACCCCATCAGCGTGCTGCTCACTTCTGAATCCGGCTTCGCGAAGTTCTACACTTCGCCCACGTCCACAACTCCGGTCGAGCACATCGACATCATCAAGGGCGAGGCAGTGTTCTACCTATCCTCCGACAAGCCGACCATCACAATCTTGAAGGCCACCGGAAACAACTCTTCAAAGTTCAACTACATTCCGGCAACGGTTCCGCTCATTATCGAGGACCTGCCGCCCTGGCCGATTATCGACAACGCCCTCATGATCGATACCGACTGCGACGACATTCCCGATGCCATGCAGATTACGCTATCCAACGAATACATTGCAGCAGACAACCAATCGTTCAACTCCATCAAGTTTACCTACGCTGGCGATACCGTCACGAGCACAAACCTGATTTCGCAGAACGGCAGGGACATTGTCGTGGGTGCAAGCCTCACGGGCGCCACCGTGAACACGAACCCCGAAGGAAGCATCACGCTTGTAAGCAACACGAAGGATGGCAAGAAGGAATCCGCCGACTTCTACAGGGATGGCATTCCGCCTAATCTCGTGTCCGTTTCTGTACTCGAAAGGCTTTCTACCGCAACAAGCGACTTCGTTTATATCCAGTTCAGCGAACCCGTGAAGGAACCTTCGCCGGAATGGCCGCTCATGATTGACGGAGCCAATATTCCTGCACACGTGAAGGGCGTAAAGCTCTACAACGAGGCGCAGAACATCTGGGAATTCGAAATCGACTTCGACGCAGGCGGAGGCTCGCTCGTTACCGAAGGCATGAAGGCTTCGCTCTCGCCCACAGCAACCATCAAGGACCTCGCGGGCAACGGCATTGGCCCCTGCGCCCCGAAGGTGGTAGATGTCGTGCTGAAGATTCGCCCGATTCCGATGACCTACGCAAGCATCTCTGACCTGGACGAAGACGGACTTGCAGAACATATCGAAATCCAGTTCCTGCAGGCGGTAGACGCAAAGCACTATCCGGATTCCATCTCGATTGTCTTCGGTAGTTCCACTCCCGAAACGCTCACCGTGCGCAAGGCCCAGTTCATGCTGAACGCCGACCAGATGTCGAGTTCGTTCGACCTGCCTGTACCGTTTATGCTGGGCAACACGAACGGCAGTTACGAAGACACCCTAAACGGCAAACTCCTCGTGGGTGCGGGCCTCGTGATAGAACATCTCGGTACCGGAGCCGCCTACGAAACGGCAACAGTACTTGCAGAAGACCTCGCCGGCCCCGTATTCGTATCGGCAAGCCTGAACTCTGCAAACTACGAGGTGCTCAACGTGTACCTGAGCGAGCCCGTCACAACCGTCGATTCGACGGCGATTCTCTACGTGCGCGAGCGCAACCTCATGAACATATCCAAGATAGACCTTATAGGATGGAGCCTGAGCAACGGCGGGACAACGCTCAATGCGCTGTTTACCTCCGACGCGGCATCGGCCGTCATGGAAGGCGACCGCATCAATCTTGCCCCGAAAACAGCGAGCGCGTTCATGGACAAGAACGGCAACCGCCCGGCAGAGAACAACCCGAAGGTCACTATCGGCGGCGAGGGCAACCCGAAAATCAAGTTCGATATCCATCTCGCAAGCCAGGTAACGACAGTTTCTGCCGCAACGCCGTCGCTTATCCCGAGCAAGAATACGATAAACGTCTACGTGGTGAACCCGGCGACCCACAAGCTTGACCGCATCGAAGACGGTGCAGTTGTGCAGACGGGTATCGACACGCTGGTAACGCCGCTTACGGGAGCCGTATGGACCATGGACCTCACCGTACCGCGTGGCGGCCCGCTGAGCCAGCCGGCCTACTGGAGAAGCCTCAAGGTGAAGTACAGCATCCCCATATACTCGAACCTAGGCAACTTCGTGAACCGTGCCTCGGGCACATTCACCGTAGATTCTGACGTTTACTACTCGGTGAACAACAAGGTGACGTTCTTTGTGGAATGGGTGAACGCCCCCAATGGAGGTATCCGCTCACAGCAAGGCAGAGCCGTGGGCACGGGAGCCTACATCTACAAGGCAGAACTGGAATGCAAGTTCTACCCGAACCCCAACCAGGACGAGAAAAACAGGGAACGTTTCAACACGTCGAATTCTTACGATAAGACTGAGACCTTCGGCATACGCCGACTCAAGTAA
- a CDS encoding pseudouridine synthase — protein MMRINKFISLCGIASRRAADTLVQEGRVQVNGSTVKDLGHQVDENTDEVLVDGKKATLPKKTKVIMFHKPAGCVCTKDDPQGRRTVYDYLPPGYASFKYVGRLDLQSRGLLLFTDDGELLHRLTHPSFEIPRSYYVWTTRPLSDAAAQKLVDGVDIRDPEDPNAQEEIAFATDVYLENGFAELVLIEGKNREIRRMMRAIGYEIRDLKRVSYCKLQLGDLPAGEFRELTADEMNKLRQAVHI, from the coding sequence ATGATGCGAATAAACAAGTTTATTTCCCTGTGCGGTATAGCAAGCAGGCGCGCAGCCGACACGCTCGTGCAGGAAGGCCGCGTGCAGGTGAACGGCTCTACTGTCAAGGACCTGGGCCACCAGGTAGACGAGAATACGGACGAGGTTCTCGTGGACGGGAAGAAGGCGACGCTCCCGAAGAAGACGAAGGTCATCATGTTCCACAAACCCGCGGGTTGCGTGTGCACGAAAGATGACCCGCAGGGGCGACGCACCGTATATGACTACCTGCCGCCGGGGTATGCCTCCTTCAAGTACGTGGGAAGGCTTGACCTGCAGAGCCGCGGGCTATTGCTGTTTACCGATGACGGGGAACTGCTGCACCGGCTGACGCACCCGAGTTTTGAAATCCCCCGCAGTTACTATGTGTGGACAACGCGCCCGCTGAGCGATGCCGCCGCGCAGAAACTCGTAGACGGCGTAGACATCCGTGACCCCGAAGACCCGAACGCACAAGAAGAAATCGCGTTTGCGACCGACGTGTATCTTGAAAACGGGTTTGCGGAACTCGTGCTTATCGAGGGCAAGAACCGCGAAATCCGCCGCATGATGCGCGCCATCGGGTATGAGATTCGCGACCTCAAGCGCGTAAGCTACTGCAAGCTCCAGCTGGGCGACTTGCCCGCAGGCGAGTTCCGCGAGCTCACCGCCGACGAGATGAACAAGCTCAGGCAAGCAGTACACATTTAG
- a CDS encoding sigma-54 dependent transcriptional regulator: protein MPMNILIADSDKEFISDIRRSWNLDDTEIILCDDKDNLMPLVKNDPIDLAFIEVPLLTFDNMDLVSFLKEKNPGIEIFVLCDNKNWPGATSAINRGANSFLMKPTTVNQLEETAKKIQTLQQNKSTHQLMESQVLDSLLGDTPEMRKILKTVYKIAPTTSTVLITGESGSGKEFLANVIHRYSKRAGEPFIAVNCGAIPENLVESELFGAKKGSYTGSTADKKGLFEAANGGTLFLDEVGELSAATQVKLLRFLQNHEIRRVGETEARYLDIRIIAATNRDLQASMLEGSFREDLFYRLNTFHLTLPPLRERKPVIPTLIRYFILKYKEAHGKNITDIEQAAQYALTKYHYPGNIRELENIVEHAIVLSEGGIIRLEDLPENVQEEAREKMPAIPHIKDGNGKTLALPAGESAPAIHIQGGDTQGSHDTDAGEEILSLEEVERRHILHALSVCKNNKTEVCRKLGISRATLWRKLKELQIQMDGEED from the coding sequence ATGCCGATGAACATCCTGATTGCTGATTCCGACAAGGAGTTTATCAGCGACATTCGACGTTCCTGGAACCTGGACGACACGGAGATTATCCTCTGTGACGACAAGGACAATTTGATGCCACTGGTAAAGAACGACCCGATAGACCTCGCGTTTATCGAGGTTCCGCTCCTTACCTTCGACAATATGGACTTGGTCAGTTTTCTCAAGGAGAAAAATCCCGGCATAGAGATTTTTGTCCTGTGCGACAACAAGAACTGGCCCGGCGCCACGAGCGCCATCAACCGCGGTGCAAACAGCTTCCTCATGAAGCCGACCACCGTGAACCAGCTGGAAGAGACGGCAAAGAAAATCCAGACCCTCCAGCAGAACAAGTCCACGCACCAGCTCATGGAATCGCAGGTGCTGGACAGCCTCCTGGGCGATACGCCCGAGATGCGGAAGATTCTCAAGACGGTCTACAAGATTGCCCCCACCACGAGTACCGTGCTCATTACCGGCGAATCCGGTTCGGGCAAGGAATTCCTCGCAAACGTGATCCACCGCTACAGCAAGCGGGCGGGCGAACCGTTTATCGCGGTCAACTGCGGGGCTATTCCCGAAAACCTGGTCGAAAGCGAACTCTTCGGCGCAAAGAAAGGGTCGTACACCGGGTCCACCGCCGACAAGAAGGGCCTGTTCGAGGCCGCAAACGGCGGCACGCTGTTCCTTGACGAAGTTGGCGAACTTTCTGCCGCAACGCAGGTAAAGCTCTTGCGCTTTTTGCAGAATCACGAGATACGCCGCGTGGGCGAGACCGAGGCGCGCTACCTCGATATCCGCATCATTGCGGCTACCAACCGCGACCTGCAGGCATCGATGCTCGAAGGTTCGTTCCGCGAAGACCTCTTTTACCGACTGAACACGTTTCACCTCACGCTCCCGCCGCTGCGCGAACGTAAGCCGGTAATACCCACGCTTATCCGTTACTTCATCCTCAAGTACAAGGAAGCGCACGGCAAGAACATTACCGATATAGAACAGGCAGCCCAGTACGCGCTGACCAAGTACCACTATCCGGGCAACATTCGTGAACTCGAGAACATCGTGGAACACGCGATTGTACTTTCGGAAGGCGGAATTATCCGGCTCGAAGACCTGCCCGAAAACGTGCAGGAAGAGGCCCGCGAAAAGATGCCCGCCATCCCGCACATCAAGGACGGGAACGGGAAAACGCTCGCGCTCCCCGCAGGCGAAAGCGCGCCCGCAATCCATATCCAGGGTGGCGATACGCAGGGCAGCCACGACACAGATGCAGGCGAAGAAATCCTCTCGCTCGAAGAGGTGGAACGCAGGCACATACTGCATGCACTGAGCGTGTGCAAGAACAACAAAACCGAAGTCTGCCGCAAGCTCGGCATTAGCCGCGCCACACTCTGGAGAAAACTCAAGGAACTGCAGATCCAGATGGACGGCGAAGAAGACTAG
- a CDS encoding response regulator transcription factor has product MSTILIIDDDEQFNLMMKTALEVKGYEVETASNGKEAKALYQNKKYDVIVTDIIMPDVDGYEVILDLRRMGMSDRTIAVSAGRRTAADDYLLTAKHFDVACTFNKPIDIQQFRDKVEEIIKSHQ; this is encoded by the coding sequence ATGTCCACCATCTTGATTATCGACGATGACGAGCAGTTCAACCTGATGATGAAAACCGCTCTCGAGGTTAAAGGGTACGAAGTAGAAACCGCAAGCAACGGTAAGGAAGCGAAGGCCCTGTACCAGAACAAGAAGTACGATGTCATCGTGACCGACATCATTATGCCCGACGTGGACGGCTACGAGGTCATTCTGGACCTACGCCGCATGGGCATGAGTGACCGCACCATCGCCGTGAGTGCCGGCAGACGTACTGCTGCAGACGACTACCTGCTCACCGCCAAGCATTTCGACGTGGCATGCACGTTCAACAAGCCCATCGACATCCAGCAGTTCCGCGACAAGGTCGAAGAAATCATCAAAAGCCACCAGTAA